The following proteins are co-located in the Tardibacter chloracetimidivorans genome:
- a CDS encoding IS630 family transposase (programmed frameshift), translating into MGRALSVDLRERVLAAVEDGLSCRAAAARFGISVSSAIRWRQRLLAKGSVAPRPQGGDRRSARIEAHGDLIRAAIAETPDMTLEELMAMLRGHGVSVGIGTLWRFFDRHGITRKKRPAHATEQDRPDILARRWDWFESQVDLDPDRLIFIDETWASTNMARRHGRCRKGERLRAGVPHGHWKTTTFVAGLRNTGMVAPMVLDGPINRDAFTAYITQVLVPEIVPGDIVVMDNLSSHKGAEVREAIEAAGATLLFLPPYSPDFNPIEKAFSKLKAHLRKAAERTIHGLWTAIGRILDLYTPQECANYFTACGYDAA; encoded by the exons ATGGGTCGAGCCTTGTCTGTGGATTTGCGCGAGCGTGTTTTGGCGGCGGTCGAAGACGGCTTGTCGTGCCGTGCTGCGGCGGCGCGGTTCGGGATCAGCGTGTCGAGCGCAATCCGGTGGCGGCAAAGGCTGCTTGCCAAGGGCTCGGTAGCACCGCGCCCGCAGGGCGGCGACCGCCGTTCGGCGCGGATCGAGGCGCACGGCGATCTCATCCGGGCCGCCATTGCCGAGACGCCCGACATGACGCTCGAAGAGTTGATGGCGATGCTGCGCGGGCACGGTGTGTCGGTGGGGATCGGTACCTTGTGGCGGTTCTTCGACCGGCACGGGATCACGCGTAAAAAAAGAC CCGCGCACGCCACCGAACAGGACCGGCCCGACATCCTCGCCCGCCGCTGGGACTGGTTCGAGAGCCAGGTCGATCTCGACCCCGACCGACTGATCTTCATCGACGAGACCTGGGCCAGCACGAACATGGCGCGCCGCCACGGTCGCTGCCGCAAGGGCGAGCGGCTGCGCGCGGGCGTTCCGCACGGACACTGGAAGACGACGACGTTCGTGGCAGGCCTCAGGAACACGGGCATGGTCGCGCCGATGGTGCTCGACGGGCCAATTAACCGCGACGCCTTCACCGCTTATATCACCCAGGTGCTCGTCCCCGAGATCGTCCCCGGCGACATCGTCGTCATGGACAATCTGTCGAGCCATAAGGGCGCCGAGGTGCGCGAGGCCATCGAGGCGGCGGGCGCAACGCTCCTGTTCCTCCCGCCCTACAGCCCCGACTTCAATCCGATCGAAAAAGCATTCTCGAAGCTCAAAGCGCACCTGCGCAAAGCCGCCGAACGCACTATCCACGGCCTCTGGACCGCTATCGGCCGCATCCTCGACCTCTACACCCCGCAAGAATGCGCCAACTATTTCACCGCCTGCGGATACGATGCAGCATGA
- a CDS encoding glycosyl hydrolase 108 family protein — translation MNIESELNALLHREGGYVNNPNDTGGETNWGITRGVAVANGYSGPMKDLPLALERFPS, via the coding sequence GTGAACATCGAAAGTGAACTCAACGCTCTCCTTCACCGCGAAGGGGGCTACGTCAACAACCCCAACGACACAGGTGGCGAAACCAACTGGGGCATCACTCGGGGGGTAGCGGTAGCGAACGGCTACTCAGGCCCCATGAAGGACCTCCCTCTAGCGTTAGAGCGGTTTCCGAGCTGA
- a CDS encoding helix-turn-helix domain-containing protein, translating into MKKIESQNSRLLKHFIKAGRITQRQAMADYSIQSLTKRISELRKMGYGIISNIKQHPITGQRYAEYVLEGRA; encoded by the coding sequence ATGAAAAAGATTGAATCCCAGAACTCCCGCCTCCTTAAGCATTTCATCAAGGCAGGCCGGATCACACAGCGTCAGGCAATGGCTGACTACAGCATACAGTCGCTGACTAAGCGTATCTCAGAGTTGCGTAAGATGGGCTACGGCATCATCAGCAACATCAAGCAGCATCCGATTACCGGACAGCGGTACGCCGAATATGTCTTGGAAGGCCGGGCGTAA
- the istA gene encoding IS21 family transposase — protein MELYLQVRLACADGMSQRAAAKRFNVSRDTVRKMLSFSSPPGYRRQSVPQRPKLDGFVAIIDGWLEGDRSVPRKQRHTAKRVFDRLRTEHGFTGGYTIIKDYIREREQRSREMFVPLAHPAGDAQADFGEALVEIGGVEQKAYFFALDLPHSDACYVRAYPAAVAEAWVDGHVHAFAFFGAVPRSIVYDNDRCLVAKILPDGTRQRATLFSAFLSHYVIRDRYARPGKGNEKGNVEGLVGYCRRNFMVPIPKFPTWEAFNLWLEEQCRKRQQDKVRGQSETIGERLERDLAAMQPLPATPFEACDQKGGRVSSQSLVRYRTNDYSVPVAWGHQEVWIRAYVDEVVIGCRSEVIARHPRCYAREEVVFDPLHYLPLIEQKINAFDQAAPLQGWDLPEAFTTLQRLMEGRMHKHGKREYVQVLRLLETFTLADLQAAVEQAIDLGAIGFDAVKHLVLCRIERVPPRLDLDVYPFLPRTTVEKTFARAYLSLLSDRQEAA, from the coding sequence GTGGAACTTTATCTTCAGGTCCGTCTGGCTTGCGCGGATGGCATGAGCCAACGGGCGGCGGCGAAGCGTTTCAATGTGTCGCGCGATACGGTACGCAAGATGCTGTCGTTTTCATCGCCGCCGGGTTACCGGCGCCAGTCCGTACCGCAGCGCCCGAAGCTGGACGGGTTTGTGGCGATCATTGATGGATGGCTTGAGGGTGACCGCAGTGTCCCGCGCAAGCAACGCCATACGGCGAAGCGGGTATTCGACCGTTTGCGCACCGAGCATGGTTTCACCGGCGGCTATACGATCATCAAGGATTACATCCGGGAGCGCGAACAGCGCAGCCGGGAGATGTTCGTGCCGCTGGCGCACCCTGCGGGAGATGCGCAGGCCGATTTCGGGGAAGCGCTGGTGGAGATCGGCGGGGTGGAGCAGAAGGCCTACTTCTTCGCGCTCGATCTGCCGCACAGTGATGCCTGCTATGTGCGGGCCTATCCGGCGGCGGTGGCGGAGGCCTGGGTGGACGGACACGTGCATGCCTTCGCGTTTTTCGGCGCGGTACCGCGCTCGATCGTCTATGACAACGATCGCTGCCTTGTGGCGAAGATCCTGCCCGACGGCACGCGGCAGCGTGCCACGCTGTTCAGCGCTTTCCTGTCACATTACGTGATCCGCGACCGCTATGCTCGCCCGGGCAAGGGGAACGAGAAAGGCAATGTGGAGGGGCTGGTAGGCTATTGCCGGCGCAACTTCATGGTGCCGATCCCGAAGTTCCCGACCTGGGAGGCGTTCAACCTGTGGCTGGAGGAGCAATGCCGCAAGCGCCAGCAGGACAAGGTGCGCGGGCAGAGCGAGACGATCGGTGAGCGCTTGGAACGCGATCTCGCGGCCATGCAGCCTCTGCCCGCTACACCCTTCGAGGCCTGCGATCAGAAAGGCGGGCGGGTCTCCTCGCAATCCCTGGTGCGCTACAGGACCAACGATTATTCGGTTCCGGTGGCCTGGGGCCATCAGGAGGTCTGGATCAGGGCCTATGTCGATGAGGTGGTGATCGGCTGCCGCAGCGAAGTCATCGCCCGTCATCCTCGTTGCTATGCCCGCGAGGAGGTTGTCTTCGACCCGCTCCATTATCTCCCGCTGATCGAGCAGAAGATCAACGCATTCGACCAGGCTGCGCCTTTGCAGGGCTGGGACCTGCCCGAAGCGTTCACGACACTGCAGCGGTTGATGGAAGGGCGCATGCACAAACATGGCAAGCGCGAATATGTGCAGGTACTGCGCCTGCTGGAAACGTTCACCCTCGCCGATCTCCAGGCGGCGGTCGAACAGGCCATCGATCTTGGCGCCATCGGCTTCGATGCCGTCAAGCACCTCGTCCTGTGCCGGATCGAACGCGTACCGCCCAGGCTGGACCTGGACGTCTATCCCTTCCTGCCACGCACCACGGTCGAGAAGACCTTTGCCAGAGCCTATCTGAGCCTGCTCTCCGACCGGCAGGAGGCCGCATGA
- a CDS encoding putative peptidoglycan-binding domain-containing protein encodes MGPKVASVFLQRSLNALNRQGRDYADLTVDGNVGPATCAALKAFITKRGDTGESVVLKALNCLQGARYIELVRTAEQYSTTVAAG; translated from the coding sequence ATGGGTCCCAAGGTGGCCTCAGTGTTTCTCCAGAGGTCTCTCAACGCACTCAATAGGCAAGGCAGGGATTACGCTGACCTTACCGTTGATGGGAATGTTGGTCCTGCTACCTGCGCTGCCCTCAAAGCCTTCATCACGAAGCGAGGGGACACTGGAGAGTCTGTGGTTCTCAAGGCCCTCAACTGCCTCCAGGGTGCCCGGTACATTGAGTTGGTGAGAACGGCGGAGCAATATTCGACCACGGTAGCGGCGGGATAG
- a CDS encoding DUF2815 family protein, producing MKKTKLATPFGSARYPHISKPDSTGKYADNKYKTKLVFKIDDEDVNAMVKKIDAFAEEVHGKQWAKKHVPYVIDEDAGEIVLTAKTQYEPAVFDAKNQKIGKDVTIGGGSVLRLSGFLIEYDKGISFQLKQAQVKSVASASSDFDEVEDGYEYEGSGGFDEGDAEGGESSSGSALDL from the coding sequence GTGAAGAAAACCAAACTAGCGACGCCTTTTGGCAGCGCACGTTACCCGCATATCTCCAAGCCGGACTCCACGGGGAAATATGCAGACAATAAGTACAAGACCAAGCTCGTCTTCAAGATCGATGACGAGGATGTCAATGCCATGGTCAAGAAGATCGATGCCTTCGCTGAGGAGGTCCACGGTAAGCAGTGGGCCAAGAAGCACGTCCCCTATGTGATCGACGAGGACGCCGGCGAGATCGTATTGACAGCTAAGACACAATACGAACCAGCCGTCTTCGATGCGAAGAACCAGAAGATCGGCAAGGATGTAACCATCGGTGGCGGAAGTGTCCTTCGTCTCTCCGGGTTCCTGATCGAGTACGACAAGGGCATCTCGTTCCAGCTTAAGCAGGCCCAGGTGAAGTCTGTTGCCTCTGCTTCCTCTGACTTCGATGAGGTCGAGGACGGCTATGAGTACGAAGGTTCTGGCGGGTTTGACGAAGGTGACGCGGAAGGTGGCGAAAGCTCCTCTGGTTCGGCGTTGGACCTCTAA
- a CDS encoding DnaB-like helicase C-terminal domain-containing protein has protein sequence MSTDDSVFIAHEPCPQCGSRDNLARYSDGHGHCFGCNHFEKGDGQAGDSENAFDATGREATPGRRFEPLDGTISSIPKRGLSEETCRIWDYRLGETSRGEPCHIANYRDTARTLVAQKLRTGAKDFPVLKDKGTKLPLYGMWLWPNDRRSIIITEGELDALSVSQAQGHKYPVVSLPNGAQGAHKSVKENYDWLCEFQKIVLMFDSDEPGREAAMRCAEMLPPDKVLIADIAPYKDANEALADGKPGAITQAFWNAKAYRPDGIVTALDVFDDILGEDERGLPYPWDGLNRLTLGARQGELVVITAGSGIGKSTLAREIAYHLHQHHKQTVGMLMLEENNRRTLRSIVGLHLSKNLVVDQSQVTPSDLANAKEELFGNGRELYLFNHFGSTDVDNIINRIRYLAKVCGCRWVILDHLSILISGTESTDERKLIDMTMTKLRTLVEETGIGMYVISHLTRPDGDKGHEDGAKVRLKQLRGSHAIAQLSDMIFTVEKPSDDPTGDTVEVGVAKNRLTGERGHAATLRYDRETGRLTESEF, from the coding sequence GTGAGTACCGACGATAGTGTCTTCATCGCCCACGAACCTTGCCCCCAATGCGGCTCCAGAGACAACCTCGCTAGATACTCAGATGGTCACGGACATTGTTTTGGATGCAACCACTTTGAGAAAGGTGACGGCCAAGCTGGGGATAGCGAGAATGCTTTCGACGCGACCGGACGTGAGGCTACACCTGGACGACGCTTTGAGCCTCTTGACGGAACCATATCTTCCATTCCCAAGCGGGGCCTCAGCGAAGAGACCTGTCGCATCTGGGACTATCGACTGGGAGAGACTTCAAGAGGCGAACCGTGCCATATCGCCAACTATCGAGACACAGCCCGAACTCTTGTAGCCCAGAAGCTCCGTACAGGGGCAAAGGACTTCCCGGTTCTGAAGGATAAGGGCACTAAGCTCCCTCTCTATGGGATGTGGCTGTGGCCTAACGATAGGCGCTCCATCATCATCACTGAAGGTGAACTGGATGCTCTATCGGTCTCTCAGGCCCAAGGTCACAAATATCCTGTCGTAAGCCTGCCTAACGGTGCCCAAGGTGCCCACAAGTCAGTCAAAGAGAATTATGATTGGCTCTGTGAGTTCCAGAAGATCGTCCTCATGTTCGATAGTGACGAACCGGGACGAGAAGCAGCCATGCGCTGCGCTGAGATGCTCCCGCCTGACAAAGTGCTAATTGCCGACATTGCTCCCTACAAGGATGCCAATGAGGCCTTGGCCGACGGTAAGCCGGGTGCCATTACTCAAGCCTTCTGGAACGCTAAGGCTTACAGACCTGATGGTATCGTCACGGCCCTTGATGTCTTCGATGATATCCTAGGGGAAGACGAGAGGGGCTTACCGTACCCCTGGGATGGCCTGAATCGGCTGACGCTAGGTGCCCGACAGGGTGAGCTAGTCGTCATCACGGCAGGCTCAGGGATTGGTAAGTCTACCCTCGCACGAGAGATCGCCTATCACCTCCACCAGCACCACAAGCAGACCGTTGGGATGCTCATGCTGGAAGAGAACAACAGACGGACCCTAAGGTCTATCGTTGGCCTCCACCTCTCCAAGAACCTTGTTGTAGATCAGTCACAAGTCACCCCAAGCGACCTAGCGAATGCCAAGGAAGAACTCTTCGGCAATGGGCGTGAGCTTTATCTGTTCAACCACTTTGGCTCTACCGATGTAGACAACATCATCAACCGTATCCGCTATCTGGCGAAGGTCTGCGGGTGTCGTTGGGTTATCCTTGACCACCTCTCGATCCTCATAAGCGGAACCGAAAGCACCGATGAGCGCAAGCTGATCGACATGACAATGACCAAGCTCCGTACCCTTGTCGAAGAGACCGGGATCGGAATGTACGTCATTAGCCACCTTACGCGGCCTGATGGAGACAAAGGGCACGAGGATGGAGCCAAGGTTCGCCTGAAGCAGCTTCGAGGCTCTCACGCCATCGCACAACTATCCGACATGATCTTCACGGTCGAAAAGCCCTCTGACGATCCTACAGGAGACACTGTGGAGGTGGGGGTAGCCAAGAACCGGCTGACTGGCGAACGAGGCCATGCGGCTACCTTAAGATACGACCGGGAGACCGGCAGGCTCACTGAAAGCGAGTTCTAA
- the istB gene encoding IS21-like element ISSsp5 family helper ATPase IstB — protein MSDQAPEILLAHHLKALKLPTCLREHHKLARQCAAEGVDHIRFLARLVEMEMIDRERRMVERRIKAARFPAVKSLDSFDFAAIPRLNKMQVLEMARCEWIERRENAIALGPSGTGKTHVALGLGLAACQKGLSVGFTTAAALVSEMMEARDERRLLRFQKQMAGYKLLIIDELGFVPLSKTGAELLFELISQRYERGSTFITSNLPFDEWTETFGSERLTGALLDRLTHHVSILEMNGESYRLAHSRARKAKTRP, from the coding sequence ATGAGCGATCAGGCCCCGGAGATCCTTCTCGCTCACCATCTCAAGGCGCTCAAGCTGCCTACGTGCCTGCGTGAGCATCACAAGCTCGCGCGGCAATGTGCCGCTGAAGGCGTCGATCATATCCGCTTCCTCGCCCGCCTCGTCGAGATGGAAATGATCGACAGGGAGCGTCGCATGGTCGAGCGGCGCATCAAGGCCGCGCGCTTCCCCGCCGTCAAAAGCCTCGACAGCTTCGACTTCGCCGCCATCCCCAGGCTCAACAAGATGCAGGTGCTCGAGATGGCGCGCTGCGAGTGGATCGAGCGGCGTGAGAACGCCATCGCTCTGGGGCCATCAGGCACCGGAAAGACGCACGTAGCGTTGGGGCTCGGACTGGCAGCATGCCAGAAAGGACTGTCGGTGGGCTTCACCACCGCGGCAGCGCTGGTCAGCGAAATGATGGAGGCCCGCGACGAGCGCCGTCTTCTGCGCTTCCAGAAGCAGATGGCCGGATACAAGCTGCTCATCATCGACGAACTGGGCTTTGTGCCGCTCTCCAAGACCGGCGCCGAACTGTTGTTCGAGCTGATCTCCCAGCGTTACGAACGCGGCTCCACCTTCATCACCAGCAACCTGCCCTTCGACGAATGGACCGAAACCTTCGGATCTGAGCGTCTCACAGGCGCGCTCCTCGATCGCCTGACCCATCACGTCAGCATCCTCGAGATGAACGGCGAAAGCTATCGCCTCGCGCACAGCCGGGCCCGCAAGGCCAAAACCAGACCCTGA